In Pseudomonas saponiphila, the genomic stretch GAAGCCGAAGCCCGCGGCGCCCTGGAAAGCTACGGCTGGACCGAAACCGCCCACGCCCTGATGTCCCGCCTGCACAGCCTGGACAAACCCACCATCGCTGCCATCAACGGCACCGCGGTGGGTGCGGGCATGGACCTGAGCCTGTGCTGCGACCTGCGGGTGGCGGCGCAGTCGGCGCGGTTCAAGGCCGGCTACACCAGCATGGCCTACTCGCCGGATGCCGGCGCCAGCTGGCACCTGCCGCGCTTGATCGGCAGCGAACAGGCCAAGCGCCTGCTGTTTCTCGATGAGTTGTGGAGCGCCGACCGGGCCCTGGCCGCCGGCTTGGTGGGCGAGGTCTGTGCCGATGAGCAGTTGATCGCCTGCGTCAGTGAGCTGGCGGCGCGCCTGGCGGCGGGCCCGACCTTCGCCTTTGCCCAGACCAAGAAGCTGATACGCCAGGGCGCCGAGCGCAGCTTGCCGCAGCAGTTGGCGGCCGAGCTGGCCGCCGGTCTGTTGTGCGGGCGCAGTGCCGACGGCGCCGAAGCCTTGCACGCCGCCACGGAAAAACGCCCGCCACGTTTCCAGGGGTTGTAGGAGCGGCAGGGCGGCATTGCGTTTGCCTGCGCAAGGGCCCCTGGGTCGTGCGCCCATTTTGCAGGAGCCGGCTTGCCGGCGAAGGCGCCCGCAAGAACAGCGCCTTATTCAAGGGCCTCTTCGCCAGCAAGCTGGCTCCTACGGGAAGGTTTTTTCGGCAGGCCGTCCTGCCCGATCACTGGTTTTTTGCACCGTCACTCACTCACAGGTAGCGCCATGAATTTCCAACTCAGCCAAGAACAAGAAATGCTGGTGGACGCGGTTCGCAGTTTTGTCAGCAAGGAGTTGCTGCCCCACGAAGAGGCGGTGGACCGCGCCGATGAGGTCAGCGCCGACCTCGCCGGAGAAATCCGCAGCAAGGCCATCGCCGCCGGTTTCTATGCCTTCAACATGCCGGAGGAGGTGGGCGGCGGCGGCCTGGACTACCTGTCCCAGGCGCTGATCGAGCGCGAGCTGGCCAAGTGTTCCTGGGCCCTGCATGTGTTCGTTGCGCGGCCGTCGAAGATCCTCATGGCCTGCACCGGCTCACAGATCGGCGACTACCTGCTGCCTTGCGTGCAAGGGCGCAAGGTCGATTGCTTCGCCCTGACCGAGCCCGGCGCCGGTTCCGATGCCAATGCGATCAAGACCCGCGCGGTGCGCGAGGGCGGCGACTTCGTGCTCAACGGCAGCAAGCACTTCATCAGCCACGCCGGGCATGCGGATTTCGCCATCGTGTTCGCGGTCACCGGCACCTATGAGCACAACGGCCGCCAGCGCAACGCGGTGACCGCGTTCCTGGTGGACCGCGACACCCCGGGCCTGACCATCCGCCGTGGCCCCAAGTGCGTGAGCAACCGTGGCTACCACACCTTCGAGATGTTCTTCGACGACTGCCGGGTGCCCGCCAACAAGGTGCTGGGGGAGGTGGGCAAGGGCTGGGACGTGGCCAACGCCTGGCTCACCGCAGGGCGGGTGATGGTCGCGGCCAACTGCGTGGGGCAGGCCCAGCGCGCCCTGGATGCCTCCTTGCAATGGGCGGCGGACCGCAAGCAGTTCGGCCAGGCCATCGGCAGTTACCAAGGGGTTTCGTTCAAGCTGGCGGACATGGCCACGCAGATCCGCGCCGCCGAGCTGTTGACCCTGCACACCGCCTGGAAGATGGACCAGGGCAGCATGACCGACGGCGAGGCCGGCATGGCCAAGCTGTTTGCCAGCGAGGTGCTGGGCCGGGTGGCCGACGAGGCGGTGCAGATCTACGGTGGCATGGGCCTGATGGATGAGGGGCCGGTGGAGCGCATCTGGCGCAACGCGCGGATCGAGCGGATCTGGGAGGGCACCTCGGAGATCCAGCGCCACATCATTTCCCGTGAACTGCTGCGGCCGCTGATGCGCTGAACGCCCTGGAGAACTGCCGTCATGTCCCAGACTCTTCGTGACAATCTCAAGCGCCTGCTGGCCCCGCGGCATCTGGCCTTCGTCGGCGGGCGCAGCATGGCCCGGGCCCTCAGGCGCTGCGCCGAAGGCGGGTTTGCCGGGCCCATGTGGCTGGTCAACCCGCAGCATGCCGAGCTCGATGGCGTGCCCTGCGTGGCCAGCATCGAACAGCTGACTTGCGGCCCGGATGCGGTGTTCGTCGCCACCAACCGCGAGCTGACCCTGAGCTGCGTCGCGGCGTTGGCGGCCAAGGGCGCCGGCGGAGCCATCTGCTACGCCTCGGGCTTTGCCGAAACCGGCGCCCAGGGCCAGGCCCTGCAGCAGCAATTGCTGCAGGCGGCCGGCAGCATGGCGCTGCTCGGCCCCAACTGTTACGGCCTGCTGGACTACCTGCACAGCGCCGCGCTGTGGCCGGTGGCCCATGGCGGTAAAGCGGTGCCGAGCGGGGTAGCGGTGCTGACCCAGAGCGGCAACTTTGCCTACAACCTGTCCATGAGCGACCGCTCGCTGCCGGTGGCCTACATGGCCTCGGTGGGCAATCAGGCGCAGCTGGGCATTGCCGAATTGATGGACGTGCTGCTGGACGAACCCCGGGTCACGGCCATCGGCTTGCATCTGGAAGGCTTGAAGAATGTGCCGGGCTTTGCCCGAGCGGCGTACAAGGCCCTGGAGAAGGGCATTCCGATCATCGCCCTGAAGACCGGGGTGTCGCAGATCGGTGCCGAGCTGGCCTTGAGTCACACCAGTTCGCTGTCGGGATCGGACGCGCTGTACGACGCGCTGTTCCAGCGCCTGGGGGTGATCCGGGTCAGCGGTCCGGTGAGCTTTGTCGAAACCTTGAAGGCCGCGTCCTGCGGCCAGCTGCCGGAAGGTCCGCGACTGATGGCCCTGGCCTGTTCCGGGGGCGACGCCGGGCTGATCGCTGACTACGCCGAGCGCAACGGCCTGCAGTTGCCCAAGCTGGATGCCGAGCAATGCGCCGAGTTGGCCGAGGTGCTGCCGGGCTACGCCAACCTGGTCAACCCGCTGGATTTCACCACCGCCATCTGGGGCGATGCCCAGGCCCTGCAAACCATGCTCGACAGCGCCCTGCGCACCCAGGCCGACAGCGCCATGCTGGTGCTGGACTACCCGGCCGAGTTCACCGGCGAGCGCAAGGAATGCGACCTGCTGCTGGAGCTGTTCTGCGCCGCGCTGCAACGCCACGGCCAGCGCGGCTTCGTCACTTCGGCCTTTCCCGAACTGCTGCCCGCCAGCGCCCGCGAGCGTCTGCATGCCCAGGGCATTCCCGCTTTGCAGGGGGTGGAGGATGGCCTGGCGGCCTGGGGCCGGATCGTCGCCTATCAGCAGCGGCGTCAGGCGCTGCTGGCCCTGGGCGAGGCGGCCCTGGTGCCGCTGTGCCCGCAGGCCTTGCATGGCGCCGGCGTGCTGCTGGACGAGTGGCAGTCCAAGCAGGCCCTGCGCGGCTTCGGCCTGAGTATTCCCGACGGCGTGCTGAGCAGCCCCGAGCAGGCCCTGAGCGCGGCGGCCGCTGTTGGTTATCCGCTGGTGCTCAAGGCGGTCAGCGCACAGTTGCCGCATAAGACCGAGGCCGGG encodes the following:
- a CDS encoding enoyl-CoA hydratase/isomerase family protein, which translates into the protein MTPSSSLLNRIEAGVAWITLNRPAQRNALDIPTLKALHSLLETYNSNPNVRAVVLTGSGRSFCAGADLAEWAEAEARGALESYGWTETAHALMSRLHSLDKPTIAAINGTAVGAGMDLSLCCDLRVAAQSARFKAGYTSMAYSPDAGASWHLPRLIGSEQAKRLLFLDELWSADRALAAGLVGEVCADEQLIACVSELAARLAAGPTFAFAQTKKLIRQGAERSLPQQLAAELAAGLLCGRSADGAEALHAATEKRPPRFQGL
- a CDS encoding acetate--CoA ligase family protein, with amino-acid sequence MSQTLRDNLKRLLAPRHLAFVGGRSMARALRRCAEGGFAGPMWLVNPQHAELDGVPCVASIEQLTCGPDAVFVATNRELTLSCVAALAAKGAGGAICYASGFAETGAQGQALQQQLLQAAGSMALLGPNCYGLLDYLHSAALWPVAHGGKAVPSGVAVLTQSGNFAYNLSMSDRSLPVAYMASVGNQAQLGIAELMDVLLDEPRVTAIGLHLEGLKNVPGFARAAYKALEKGIPIIALKTGVSQIGAELALSHTSSLSGSDALYDALFQRLGVIRVSGPVSFVETLKAASCGQLPEGPRLMALACSGGDAGLIADYAERNGLQLPKLDAEQCAELAEVLPGYANLVNPLDFTTAIWGDAQALQTMLDSALRTQADSAMLVLDYPAEFTGERKECDLLLELFCAALQRHGQRGFVTSAFPELLPASARERLHAQGIPALQGVEDGLAAWGRIVAYQQRRQALLALGEAALVPLCPQALHGAGVLLDEWQSKQALRGFGLSIPDGVLSSPEQALSAAAAVGYPLVLKAVSAQLPHKTEAGAVALNLKDPEALSAALRLMRTRVAEHAPDVAFDRVLLEPMAAPPLAELIVGIKRENDFGLALVIGAGGVLVELLKDSRSLLLPTTEGAIRQALLSLRSAALLQGFRGRPAADLGALVAAIGAVANYACEHAGQLLELDVNPLLVGAQGTVAVDALIRLGQA
- a CDS encoding acyl-CoA dehydrogenase family protein, with protein sequence MNFQLSQEQEMLVDAVRSFVSKELLPHEEAVDRADEVSADLAGEIRSKAIAAGFYAFNMPEEVGGGGLDYLSQALIERELAKCSWALHVFVARPSKILMACTGSQIGDYLLPCVQGRKVDCFALTEPGAGSDANAIKTRAVREGGDFVLNGSKHFISHAGHADFAIVFAVTGTYEHNGRQRNAVTAFLVDRDTPGLTIRRGPKCVSNRGYHTFEMFFDDCRVPANKVLGEVGKGWDVANAWLTAGRVMVAANCVGQAQRALDASLQWAADRKQFGQAIGSYQGVSFKLADMATQIRAAELLTLHTAWKMDQGSMTDGEAGMAKLFASEVLGRVADEAVQIYGGMGLMDEGPVERIWRNARIERIWEGTSEIQRHIISRELLRPLMR